TGGTGATACCGAACAATTTTTTCCTCTTACGATCGCTGTTACTCGATGATTTCGAACGGGGCATACCAATTCACCTCTTTTACGGTTTCCGAAACTCCTGCTCCGGAATTATCTCTACGCGTAGGGAAGAAGACGCTTCAGATTGTCACCCTGAGCCTCGGGAAGAATTCCCGTCCTGCGCAGCGTGCGCGCCCGTTTTCCGTTCTTCGTGCGCATGATGTGACGACGCCCCGTCTTCTGGAAAGCGACTTTCCCGGAGCCCGTGACCCGAAACCGCTTCTTGGCTCCCGAATGTGTTTTCATCTTGGGCATGATCCGACCCCTCCCGCAACAAGATTCGTCCTGATTGACCCTTTTCCGCCTGTTCGACATTTCGGCTGCGAAAATTCCAGCCCACAAAGGGACAGGATCCTACGCAACCGTTCATGGAAAACCGACCGATGTTCTCTCTCACTTCGCTGCCGCAGAAGGTGATGAGGCCCATCGAAAACGGTGCCGCAGCAACTCCGCGTGAACGTACTTTCTTGACCCGCTCCGTCCTGGGAAAACCGGACGGAGACTCCTTCGACGTCAGGCTTTCTTGGCTGCCTGAGGCACGGGAACGAGCATGATGCGCATGAAACGGCCTTCCATGCGCGGAGCCATCTCCACCGTGGCCAAATCCTGGCAATCCCGGATGACCCGCTCCAGCACCTCGCGCCCCTGGTCCAGAAAGGCCATCTCGCGACCACGGAAGAACACGGAGACCTTGACGCGATGTCCATCCTCAAGGAAGGAGCGCACGGCCTTGGTCTTAAAGTTATAGTCGTGCACGTCGATCTTGGGACGCATCTTCATTTCCTTCACGGTCTGCGTCTTCTGTTTCTTCCGTGCGTCCTTGTCGCGCTTCTGCATCTGGAAGCGGTATTTACCGTAGTCCATGATGCGACACACGGGCGGACGCGCCTGAGGAGCGACCTCGACGAGATCCAGTCCGCGCTCCTCAGCCATCGCCAAGGCTTCGCGCACGGGAGTGACGCCGAGCTTGACACCTTCCTCGTCGATCAGGAGAACTTCGGGAATCTTGATTTCCTCATTCACGCGGG
Above is a genomic segment from Aminiphilus circumscriptus DSM 16581 containing:
- the infC gene encoding translation initiation factor IF-3; protein product: MENKEQEPRVNEEIKIPEVLLIDEEGVKLGVTPVREALAMAEERGLDLVEVAPQARPPVCRIMDYGKYRFQMQKRDKDARKKQKTQTVKEMKMRPKIDVHDYNFKTKAVRSFLEDGHRVKVSVFFRGREMAFLDQGREVLERVIRDCQDLATVEMAPRMEGRFMRIMLVPVPQAAKKA
- the rpmI gene encoding 50S ribosomal protein L35; translation: MPKMKTHSGAKKRFRVTGSGKVAFQKTGRRHIMRTKNGKRARTLRRTGILPEAQGDNLKRLLPYA